A genome region from Gadus macrocephalus chromosome 15, ASM3116895v1 includes the following:
- the chchd1 gene encoding coiled-coil-helix-coiled-coil-helix domain-containing protein 1, with the protein MTRGGCAGNKPSLSDQTSSQRDHQKSLPITPPTPVLGVIPPTMAMQSGQAFQEKVARMLSKEHGKALLKPNKPLVLKDEVANRKMKKGEATCITEMTTMMACWKQNNFVDALCSTEMRTFYTCVEKAQLDSKARASQSKMQGGRLPPKQASALLRRYPNHRTEV; encoded by the exons ATGACCAGAGGTGGCTGCGCTGGAAACAAACCTTCACTCTCCGACCAGACATCATCACAAAGAGACCATCAGAAATCTCTCCctatcaccccccccaccccggtgCTGGGTGTTATACCGCCGACCATGGCCATGCAGAGCGGCCAGGCCTTCCAGGAGAAGGTGGCCCGAATGCTGAGTAAGGAGCACGGGAAGGCGCTGCTGAAGCCCAACAAGCCGCTTGTCCTCAAGGACGAGGTGGCCAACAGGAAAATGAAGAAAGGAG AGGCCACGTGCATCACGGAGATGACCACCATGATGGCGTGCTGGAAGCAGAACAACTTTGTGGACGCGCTGTGCTCCACCGAGATGAGGACGTTCTACACGTGTGTGGAGAAAGCCCAG CTGGACTCAAAGGCCAGGGCCTCGCAGAGCAAGATGCAGGGGGGCCGCCTGCCGCCCAAACAGGCCTCCGCCCTGCTCAGGAGGTACCCCAACCACCGCACCGAGGTGTAG
- the si:dkey-191g9.5 gene encoding rap1 GTPase-GDP dissociation stimulator 1-B encodes MADSEALCVALKAISVSTEVIEEELRPHLDILLSSLLEKKKDAAVDIAKSGILPTLAQALRNNNQLSQQVALVVAEVAREASVREQCIQAGLVGALVPHLQSKEQEMLLNTGRAIGRICFDNAAQQEHLVQTGVIPLLVSIMQQYPENDPLVNVCLLALCNLADMDSAREALAELQVAGVLILQLRRAPDAERSHIILEVLSSLGESDLLKLQFAESGVPEALSEMVRGLQGSTDPHNLCSVKIASNLMVSLLLGDESMQQCFGEGTGMVYQDVLSWLQSSNTQLQLSGALAIANFARNDSNCVKMLERGVVPHILNLLEQHVDEGDVSVQHAGLSALRNLAIPASNKVRMLEDGVTERIKTLLRSDMPPVQFKLLGTLRMMVDGQGVCVCVCVCVCVCVCVCVCWCDARDHAGVRGEANRLLAALLRYSRNAEVVRAVSKADGVKHLITMATSEHVIMQNEALVALAIAAAIDKESMHDTLREAQLLPTLQKMLDDPQGVVEVKFSALGLICSLAQSSDMKEAMLSSNMKDSLRPLTEHASAKLASQAQALLSMLEE; translated from the exons ATGGCAGACTCCG aggctCTGTGTGTGGCGCTGAAGGCCATCAGTGTGAGTACGGAGGTGATTGAGGAGGAGCTGAGACCTCATCTGGACATCCTGCTGAGCAGCCTGCTGGAGAAGA AGAAGGATGCTGCGGTGGACATCGCTAAGAGTGGGATCCTGCCCACGCTGGCCCAGGCCCTGAGGAACAACAACCAGCTCAGCCAACaggtggcgctggtggtggcggaggtggcCCGGGAAG ccagtGTCAGGGAGCAGTGTATCCAGGCCGGCCTGGTGGGGGCGCTGGTTCCCCACCTGCAGAGTAAGGAGCAGGAGATGCTGCTGAACACCGGGAGGGCCATCGGCAGGATCTGCTTCGACaacg ccgcccAGCAGGAGCACCTGGTCCAGACCGGGGTGATCCCCCTCCTGGTGTCCATCATGCAGCAGTACCCCGAGAACGACCCGCTGGTCAACGTGTGTCTGCTGGCCCTCTGCAACCTGGCCGACATGG aCTCGGCCCGTGAGGCGCTGGCTGAGCTCCAGGTGGCAGGGGTCCTGATCCTTCAGCTCCGCCGGGCCCCCGACGCCGAGCGGAGCCACATCATCCTGGAGGTGCTGAGCTCGCTGGGGGAGAGCG ACCTCCTGAAGCTCCAGTTCGCTGAGTCGGGGGTCCCCGAGGCGCTGTCTGAGATGGTCCGCGGGCTTCAGGGCTCCACCGACCCCCACAACCTCTGCAGCGTCAAGATCGCCTCCAAcctcatggtgtcccttctgcTGGGAG atgaGTCCATGCAGCAGTGCTTTGGCGAGGGGACGGGGATGGTGTACCAGGACGTCCTGTCCTGGCTGCAGTCCTCAAACACCCAGCTGCAGCTGTCCGGGGCGCTGGCCATCGCCAACTTCGCCCGCAACG ACAGTAACTGTGTGAAGATGCTGGAGCGAGGGGTGGTCCCCCACATCCTCAACCTGCTGGAGCAGCACGTGGACGAGGGGGACGTGTCTGTTCAGCATGCCGGACTGAGCGCGCTCAGAAACCTGGCCATACCGG CCTCCAACAAGGTGCGGATGCTGGAAGACGGCGTGACGGAGAGGATCAAGACCCTGCTGCGCTCCGACATGCCCCCTGTCCAGTTCAAGCTGCTGGGGACCCTCCGCATGATGGTGGAcggacagggtgtgtgtgtgtgtgtgtgtgtgtgtgtgtgtgtgtgtgtgtgtgtgtgtgtgtgt tggtgCGACGCCCGCGACCACGCAGGGGTCCGGGGCGAGGCCAACCGCCTGCTGGCCGCGCTGCTGAGATACAGCCGCAAcgcg GAAGTGGTGCGGGCAGTATCCAAGGCAGACGGGGTGAAGCATCTGATCACCATGGCGACCAGCGAGCACGTTATCATGCAGAACGAGGCCCTCGTTGCCTTGGCGATAGCGGCTGCCATTGACAAAG AGTCCATGCATGACACCCTGCGGGAGGCCCAGCTGCTGCCCACCCTACAGAAGATGCTGGACGACCCccagggggtggtggaggtcaaGTTCAGCGCTCTGGGCCTCATCTGCAGCCTGGCCCAGTCAA gtgacATGAAGGAAGCCATGCTGTCCAGCAACATGAAGGACAGCCTGAGGCCGCTCACGGAGCACGCAAGCGCTAAGCTAGCATCGCAGGCTCAGGCCCTACTGAGCATGCTTGAGGAGTAA
- the c15h3orf70 gene encoding UPF0524 protein C3orf70 homolog, which produces MVEPGETWRMRKSVKLDEAQASARSCAGRPDFLPCRDGAQSACTTHSHGKCFKLHWCCLLGWCHCKYVYQPMTDVVQLPSTPIPSGPAGHAPSLSLSALLAERFLRTASCLVSPTTSDPLGLGTRAPKKDYAVTRIDGRAFYVPLARRTATSRTSQTTSVPENAELWDKAELQDKAKPRGKAERGLRPCSRSVLSRGEAPLRGESPAQRQASDQGLVGQKSWGGRSPASLEDLGKPGVDQCCADPEPDKGQTDISKALYEDLNEEINEDLNEGKWDLPPLPGSGSLQDLAEALETTV; this is translated from the exons ATGGTGGAGCCCGGGGAAAcatggaggatgaggaagagcgtGAAGCTGGACGAGGCCCAGGCGTCCGCCCGCAGCTGCGCGGGGCGACCGGACTTCTTGCCGTGCCGTGACGGCGCGCAATCCGCGTGCACGACGCACAGCCACGGCAAATGTTTCAAGTTGCATTGGTGCTGTCTGCTGGGGTGGTGCCACT GTAAATACGTCTACCAGCCGATGACCGACGTGGTCCAGCTCCCCAGTACGCCCATCCCCTCCGGCCCggcaggccacgccccctcgcTGAGCCTCTCCGCCCTACTGGCCGAGCGCTTCTTGAGGACCGCCTCCTGCCTGGTCTCCCcgacgacctctgaccccctgggCCTGGGGACTCGCGCCCCAAAGAAGGACTACGCCGTAACCCGCATCGACGGGCGGGCCTTCTACGTACCCCTCGCTCGGCGGACTGCGACCTCACGCACGTCTCAGACGACCAGCGTACCGGAGAACGCAGAACTTTGGGATAAGGCCGAACTTCAGGATAAAGCCAAACCTCGGGGTAAAGCTGAACGCGGTTTACGACCGTGTTCTCGGTCGGTTTTGTCCCGTGGAGAAGCTCCGCTCCGAGGGGAATCTCCAGCCCAGAGACAGGCCTCGGACCAAGGGTTGGTTGGGCAGAAATCCTGGGGCGGCCGCTCTCCTGCCAGCCTGGAGGACTTGGGAAAACCCGGAGTGGACCAATGCTGCGCGGATCCAGAGCCCGACAAGGGACAAACCGACATCAGCAAGGCTCTTTACGAGGATCTTAATGAGGAAATTAATGAGGATCTTAACGAGGGGAAGTGGGATCTTCCTCCCCTGCCTGGCTCAGGGTCTCTGCAGGACTTGGCCGAGGCCCTCGAAACcacagtctga
- the tk2 gene encoding thymidine kinase 2, mitochondrial isoform X2, with protein MSSPFITTFRRLCGQTFFKHKVLSSSGPGPGPGPGLRSGTRGLIQTTAYRGSDQHGGQKNKVICIEGNIACGKTTFLEYFSRTSSIEVLPEPISKWRNVRGQNPLALMYQDPVRWGLTLQTYVQLTMMERHLKSLAGPVCMMERSIFSAKYIFVENLFRSGKMPEVDFVILTEWFDWITTNLHLPVDLIVYLQTSPEKCQERQIQRCREEEKVIPLDYLRSLHQLYEDWLVHQSSFKLPAPVLCRSGCRYPHQAQG; from the exons ATGTCGTCCCCTTTTATCACAACATTTCGGAGATTGTGTGGTCaaacattttttaaacacaaagtCCTCTCTTCGTCTGGACCCGGACCGGGACCTGGACCCGGACTCCGATCCGGAACCAGAGGGCTCATCCAGACCACAGCATACA GGGGATCGGACCAACATGGAGGACAAAAAAACAAAGTG ATCTGTATTGAAGGCAACATCGCGTGTGGGAAGACGACCTTCCTAGAGTACTTCAGCAGGACCAGCTCCATAGAG GTCCTACCAGAGCCCATTTCTAAATGGAGGAATGTTCGTGGACAAAACCCTCTG gctcTGATGTACCAGGACCCGGTCCGCTGGGGTCTCACCCTGCAGACGTACGTCCAGCTGACCATGATGGAGAGACACCTGAAGTCCCTG gCTGGTCCAGTGTGCATGATGGAGCGGTCCATCTTCAGCGCCAAGTACATCTTTGTGGAGAACCTGTTCAGGAG TGGGAAGATGCCGGAGGTGGACTTCGTCATCCTCACTGAATGGTTCGACTGGATCACAaccaacctccacctccccgtCGATCTGATTG TGTACCTCCAGACGTCCCCTGAGAAGTGCCAGGAGAGGCAGATCCAGAggtgcagagaggaggagaaggtcatCCCTCTG GACTACCTGAGGTCTCTCCATCAGCTCTACGAGGACTGGCTGGTCCACCAGTCCTCCTTCAAGCTCCCAGCTCCTGTCCTG TGTCGGAGTGGTTGTCGTTATCCACACCAAGCCCAGGGTTAA
- the tk2 gene encoding thymidine kinase 2, mitochondrial isoform X1, translating to MSSPFITTFRRLCGQTFFKHKVLSSSGPGPGPGPGLRSGTRGLIQTTAYRGSDQHGGQKNKVICIEGNIACGKTTFLEYFSRTSSIEVLPEPISKWRNVRGQNPLALMYQDPVRWGLTLQTYVQLTMMERHLKSLAGPVCMMERSIFSAKYIFVENLFRSGKMPEVDFVILTEWFDWITTNLHLPVDLIVYLQTSPEKCQERQIQRCREEEKVIPLDYLRSLHQLYEDWLVHQSSFKLPAPVLVIPADQDLPEMLRLYEENRDKVLTSSNLR from the exons ATGTCGTCCCCTTTTATCACAACATTTCGGAGATTGTGTGGTCaaacattttttaaacacaaagtCCTCTCTTCGTCTGGACCCGGACCGGGACCTGGACCCGGACTCCGATCCGGAACCAGAGGGCTCATCCAGACCACAGCATACA GGGGATCGGACCAACATGGAGGACAAAAAAACAAAGTG ATCTGTATTGAAGGCAACATCGCGTGTGGGAAGACGACCTTCCTAGAGTACTTCAGCAGGACCAGCTCCATAGAG GTCCTACCAGAGCCCATTTCTAAATGGAGGAATGTTCGTGGACAAAACCCTCTG gctcTGATGTACCAGGACCCGGTCCGCTGGGGTCTCACCCTGCAGACGTACGTCCAGCTGACCATGATGGAGAGACACCTGAAGTCCCTG gCTGGTCCAGTGTGCATGATGGAGCGGTCCATCTTCAGCGCCAAGTACATCTTTGTGGAGAACCTGTTCAGGAG TGGGAAGATGCCGGAGGTGGACTTCGTCATCCTCACTGAATGGTTCGACTGGATCACAaccaacctccacctccccgtCGATCTGATTG TGTACCTCCAGACGTCCCCTGAGAAGTGCCAGGAGAGGCAGATCCAGAggtgcagagaggaggagaaggtcatCCCTCTG GACTACCTGAGGTCTCTCCATCAGCTCTACGAGGACTGGCTGGTCCACCAGTCCTCCTTCAAGCTCCCAGCTCCTGTCCTG GTGATCCCCGCGGACCAGGACCTCCCAGAGATGCTCCGGCTTTACGAGGAGAACCGGGACAAGGTTCTGACCTCCAGCAACCTCCGCTAG